The Anabas testudineus chromosome 14, fAnaTes1.2, whole genome shotgun sequence genome includes a region encoding these proteins:
- the smad9 gene encoding mothers against decapentaplegic homolog 9 isoform X2, whose protein sequence is MNSSTSITSLFSFTSPAVKRLLGWKQGDEEEKWAEKAVDSLVKKLKKKKGAMEELERALSCPGQPSKCVTIPRSLDGRLQVSHRKGLPHVIYCRVWRWPDLQSHHELKALECCEFPFGSKQKDICVNPYHYRRVETPVLPPVLVPRHSEFNPQHSLLAKFRNASLHNEPLMPQNATYPDSFPPLPCSSSSPPSSLAQSPTSQSYPNSPSSSAEPGSPYHITETPPPPYSMMETSPQEDVKPSNSTETTKLTFSAPHRDLRPVCYEEPEYWCSIAYYELNNRVGETFHASSRSVLVDGFTDPSNNKNRFCLGLLSNVNRNSTIEHTRRHIGKGLHLYYVGGEVYAECLSDSSIFVQSRNCNFQHGFHATTVCKIPSGCSLKIFNNQLFAQLLAQSVNHGFEVVYELTKMCTIRMSFVKGWGAEYHRQDVTSTPCWIEVHLHGPLQWLDKVLTQMGSPHNPISSVS, encoded by the exons ATGAACTCCTCTACCTCCATTACATCCCTATTCTCCTTCACCAGCCCAGCAGTGAAGCGCCTGCTTGGCTGGAAACAaggggatgaggaggagaagtggGCGGAGAAGGCCGTGGACTCTCTAGTGAAGaaactaaagaagaagaaaggggcAATGGAGGAGCTAGAGAGGGCGCTCAGCTGCCCTGGACAGCCCA GCAAGTGTGTGACAATCCCTCGGTCGCTGGATGGGAGGTTGCAGGTGTCCCACAGGAAGGGTCTGCCCCATGTCATCTACTGCAGAGTGTGGCGCTGGCCTGACCTTCAGTCCCACCACGAGCTAAAGGCCCTGGAGTGCTGCGAGTTCCCCTTCGGCTCCAAGCAGAAGGACATCTGTGTTAACCCCTACCACTACAGGCGGGTGGAGACTCCAG TGCTGCCACCAGTTCTGGTCCCACGCCACAGTGAGTTCAACCCTCAGCACAGTTTACTGGCAAAGTTCAGGAATGCTTCTCTGCACAACGAGCCTCTCATGCCCCAGAACGCCACCTACCCAGACTCCTTCCCTCCGCtgccctgctcctcctcctcccctccttcctccctcgCCCAGTCTCCCACTTCACAGAGTTACCCTAACTCCCCCAGCAGCTCCGCGGAGCCTGGCAGTCCGTATCATATCACAG AGACTCCACCACCTCCATACAGTATGATGGAGACAAGCCCTCAAGAAGACGTGAAGCCCAGCAACTCCACAGAAACCACTAAACTCACATTTTCTGCTCCACACAGAG ATTTACGGCCTGTATGTTATGAGGAGCCAGAGTATTGGTGCTCCATAGCTTACTACGAGCTCAACAACCGAGTAGGAGAGACGTTCCACGCGTCATCCCGCAGCGTTTTGGTGGACGGCTTCACAGACCCATCCAACAACAAGAACCGCTTCTGCCTTGGCCTGCTATCCAACGTCAACCGCAACTCCACCATCGAACACACACGTAGGCACATAGGCAAAG GTTTACACCTGTATTATGTTGGAGGCGAGGTGTATGCAGAATGTCTGAGTGACAGCAGCATCTTCGTCCAGAGCCGCAATTGTAATTTCCAGCACGGCTTCCATGCCACCACCGTCTGTAAGATCCCCAGCGGTTGCAGCCTCAAGATCTTTAACAACCAGCTGTTTGCTCAGCTCCTCGCCCAGTCTGTTAACCACGGCTTCGAGGTCGTCTATGAGCTCACTAAGATGTGCACCATTCGCATGAGCTTTGTGAAG GGCTGGGGTGCTGAATACCACCGTCAAGATGTGACCAGCACCCCCTGCTGGATTGAGGTACATCTGCACGGGCCCCTACAGTGGCTGGACAAGGTCCTCACACAGATGGGCTCCCCACACAACCCTATTTCTTCAGTGTCATAA
- the smad9 gene encoding mothers against decapentaplegic homolog 9 isoform X1 — translation MNSSTSITSLFSFTSPAVKRLLGWKQGDEEEKWAEKAVDSLVKKLKKKKGAMEELERALSCPGQPSKCVTIPRSLDGRLQVSHRKGLPHVIYCRVWRWPDLQSHHELKALECCEFPFGSKQKDICVNPYHYRRVETPVLPPVLVPRHSEFNPQHSLLAKFRNASLHNEPLMPQNATYPDSFPPLPCSSSSPPSSLAQSPTSQSYPNSPSSSAEPGSPYHITAETPPPPYSMMETSPQEDVKPSNSTETTKLTFSAPHRDLRPVCYEEPEYWCSIAYYELNNRVGETFHASSRSVLVDGFTDPSNNKNRFCLGLLSNVNRNSTIEHTRRHIGKGLHLYYVGGEVYAECLSDSSIFVQSRNCNFQHGFHATTVCKIPSGCSLKIFNNQLFAQLLAQSVNHGFEVVYELTKMCTIRMSFVKGWGAEYHRQDVTSTPCWIEVHLHGPLQWLDKVLTQMGSPHNPISSVS, via the exons ATGAACTCCTCTACCTCCATTACATCCCTATTCTCCTTCACCAGCCCAGCAGTGAAGCGCCTGCTTGGCTGGAAACAaggggatgaggaggagaagtggGCGGAGAAGGCCGTGGACTCTCTAGTGAAGaaactaaagaagaagaaaggggcAATGGAGGAGCTAGAGAGGGCGCTCAGCTGCCCTGGACAGCCCA GCAAGTGTGTGACAATCCCTCGGTCGCTGGATGGGAGGTTGCAGGTGTCCCACAGGAAGGGTCTGCCCCATGTCATCTACTGCAGAGTGTGGCGCTGGCCTGACCTTCAGTCCCACCACGAGCTAAAGGCCCTGGAGTGCTGCGAGTTCCCCTTCGGCTCCAAGCAGAAGGACATCTGTGTTAACCCCTACCACTACAGGCGGGTGGAGACTCCAG TGCTGCCACCAGTTCTGGTCCCACGCCACAGTGAGTTCAACCCTCAGCACAGTTTACTGGCAAAGTTCAGGAATGCTTCTCTGCACAACGAGCCTCTCATGCCCCAGAACGCCACCTACCCAGACTCCTTCCCTCCGCtgccctgctcctcctcctcccctccttcctccctcgCCCAGTCTCCCACTTCACAGAGTTACCCTAACTCCCCCAGCAGCTCCGCGGAGCCTGGCAGTCCGTATCATATCACAG CAGAGACTCCACCACCTCCATACAGTATGATGGAGACAAGCCCTCAAGAAGACGTGAAGCCCAGCAACTCCACAGAAACCACTAAACTCACATTTTCTGCTCCACACAGAG ATTTACGGCCTGTATGTTATGAGGAGCCAGAGTATTGGTGCTCCATAGCTTACTACGAGCTCAACAACCGAGTAGGAGAGACGTTCCACGCGTCATCCCGCAGCGTTTTGGTGGACGGCTTCACAGACCCATCCAACAACAAGAACCGCTTCTGCCTTGGCCTGCTATCCAACGTCAACCGCAACTCCACCATCGAACACACACGTAGGCACATAGGCAAAG GTTTACACCTGTATTATGTTGGAGGCGAGGTGTATGCAGAATGTCTGAGTGACAGCAGCATCTTCGTCCAGAGCCGCAATTGTAATTTCCAGCACGGCTTCCATGCCACCACCGTCTGTAAGATCCCCAGCGGTTGCAGCCTCAAGATCTTTAACAACCAGCTGTTTGCTCAGCTCCTCGCCCAGTCTGTTAACCACGGCTTCGAGGTCGTCTATGAGCTCACTAAGATGTGCACCATTCGCATGAGCTTTGTGAAG GGCTGGGGTGCTGAATACCACCGTCAAGATGTGACCAGCACCCCCTGCTGGATTGAGGTACATCTGCACGGGCCCCTACAGTGGCTGGACAAGGTCCTCACACAGATGGGCTCCCCACACAACCCTATTTCTTCAGTGTCATAA
- the rfxap gene encoding regulatory factor X-associated protein translates to MSEDDNSASANKDKDSTLLLTKDGQRYYVSKSGVVDSRNVTTPHEPENNVSYDMDDPDEESDVLDTSDPRDSAASPEELNDDETSEGDNAPKQCTYEGCTETTTQVAKQRKPWMCKKHRNKMYKDKYKKKKSDQAMSSGKLDENSEERPVSVNKQRLGAMGDRPARPSLIEQVLNQKRLSLLRSPDVIGFLQQQQQLLAAQSRSQSQQQFQGC, encoded by the exons ATGAGCGAAGATGATAACTCAGCATcagcaaacaaagacaaagactcGACTCTTCTGCTCACTAAAGACGGACAAAGGTACTACGTGAGCAAGAGCGGGGTGGTCGACAGCAGAAATGTGACAACGCCGCACGAACCAGAGAACAACGTGTCGTACGACATGGACGATCCGGACGAGGAGAGCGACGTTCTGGACACTTCGGATCCCAGAGACAGCGCCGCCAGCCCGGAGGAGCTCAACGACGACGAGACCTCGGAGGGGGACAACGCTCCCAAACAGTGCACCTATGAGGGATGCACAGAAACGACAACGCAGGTAGCCAAGCAGAGGAAACCTTGGATGTGCAAAAAACATCGCAACAAGATGTACAAAGATaaatacaagaagaagaagagcgaCCAGGCCATGTCCAGTGGAAAACTTGAT gaaAACTCAGAGGAGCGGCCTGTATCTGTTAACAAGCAGCGTCTGGGTGCCATGGGGGACCGGCCAGCCAGACCCTCCCTAATAGAGCAGGTCCTCAACCAGAAGAGACTG tcACTGCTCAGAAGCCCAGACGTGATCGGCTTcttgcagcaacagcagcagctcctggcCGCACAGAGCcgcagccaatcacagcagcagttccAGGGTTGCTGA
- the dclk1a gene encoding serine/threonine-protein kinase DCLK1a isoform X6, whose amino-acid sequence MLEVEVNGTPASQLSTPHSGKSPSPSPTSPGSLSRRRGSQGSSTTLSSPKASSPVEDGDGLVTEAEVLVDEVPAVPSYISERYKVGRMLGDGNFAVVRECVEHSTGREYALKIINKGKCRGKEHMIQNEVAILRRVKHPNIVLLIEEVDTYNELYLVMELVKGGDLFDAITSANRYTERDASGMLYNLANAIKYLHSLNIVHRDIKPENLLVYEHADGSKSLKLGDFGLATVVDGPLYTVCGTPTYVAPEIIAETGYGLKVDIWAAGVITYILLCGFPPFRGSSDDQEVLFDQILMGQLEFPLPYWDNVSETAKELIRSMLEVEVDKRYTALQVLEHPWVTDEGLCENDHQLSVAGKIKKHFNTNPKANDTTAGVSVISATPLDKEGQVLGRGCHPDVKPLPLQMMQMVTIVTTSTTKTVRAEPPSCLPGLPTAPPSLTPDTCSDPFPNPSLPSDSDDISISSASTVCSPNSPF is encoded by the exons ATGCTGGAAGTGGAAG TAAATGGGACGCCGGCCAGTCAGCTGTCCACTCCTCATTCGGGAAAATCTCCCAGCCCCTCCCCAACAAGCCCGGGCAGCCTCAGCCGACGCCGG GGCTCCCAGGGTTCTTCCACTACTCTGTCTTCCCCTAAAGCCTCCAGCCCAGTGGAAGATGGAGACGGACTTGTTACTGAAG CCGAGGTTCTAGTCGATGAGGTTCCAGCCGTGCCGTCCTACATATCAGAGCGCTACAAGGTGGGACGTATGTTAGGAGATGGGAACTTCGCAGTAGTTCGGGAATGTGTGGAGCACTCCACAGGACGAGAATACGCACTGAAGATCATCAACAAGGGCAAATGCAGAGGCAAG GAGCACATGATCCAGAATGAGGTGGCCATCCTGCGCAGGGTCAAACATCCAAATATTGTGCTTCTCATAGAGGAAGTTGACACTTACAATGAACTCTACCTGGTCATGGAGCTGGTAAAG GGGGGAGATCTGTTTGATGCCATCACCTCGGCCAACAGATACACGGAGAGAGACGCCAGTGGTATGCTCTACAATCTGGCCAACGCTATCAAATACCTCCACAGCCTCAACATTGTGCACAGAGACATCAAACCAGAAAACCTGCTG GTGTATGAGCATGCAGATGGCAGCAAAAGCCTGAAACTGGGAGACTTTGGGTTGGCAACTGTGGTGGACGGACCTCTCTACACTGTCTGTGGGACACCAACATATGTAGCACCTGAAATCATTGCAGAAACAGG GTATGGCCTTAAAGTGGACATCTGGGCAGCCGGAGTCATCACCTATATCTTACTTTGTGGTTTCCCACCCTTTAGAGG aaGCAGTGATGATCAAGAAGTGCTTTTTGATCAGATACTGATGGGACAGCTAGAATTTCCTCTTCCGTACTGGGACAACGTGTCAGAGACAGCCAAG gaGCTTATTCGATCCatgctggaggtggaggtggataAGAGATACACTGCCCTCCAGGTGCTAGAGCACCCTTGGGTTACT GATGAGGGTCTATGTGAGAACGATCATCAGTTGTCAGTAGCAGGGAAGATAAAGAAACACTTCAACACTAATCCAAAGGCCAATGACACCACTGCCGGAGTGTCAGTCATTTCT GCCACCCCTCTTGATAAGGAGGGGCAGGTTCTCGGACGAGGATGCCACCCGGATGTAAAGCCTCTGCCTTTGCAGATGATGCAGATGGTGACAATAgtaacaacatcaacaacaaaaacagtacgTGCAGAGCCTCCCAGTTGCCTCCCCGGCCTACCCACGGCCCCTCCCTCTCTGACCCCTGACACTTGCTCTGACCCTTTCCCAAATCCCAGCCTCCCATCTGACTCTGATGACATCTCCATCAGCTCAGCCAGCACTGTCTGCTCCCCCAACTCACCGTTctaa
- the dclk1a gene encoding serine/threonine-protein kinase DCLK1a isoform X5 — protein MLEVEVNGTPASQLSTPHSGKSPSPSPTSPGSLSRRRGSQGSSTTLSSPKASSPVEDGDGLVTEAEVLVDEVPAVPSYISERYKVGRMLGDGNFAVVRECVEHSTGREYALKIINKGKCRGKEHMIQNEVAILRRVKHPNIVLLIEEVDTYNELYLVMELVKGGDLFDAITSANRYTERDASGMLYNLANAIKYLHSLNIVHRDIKPENLLVYEHADGSKSLKLGDFGLATVVDGPLYTVCGTPTYVAPEIIAETGYGLKVDIWAAGVITYILLCGFPPFRGSSDDQEVLFDQILMGQLEFPLPYWDNVSETAKELIRSMLEVEVDKRYTALQVLEHPWVTDEGLCENDHQLSVAGKIKKHFNTNPKANDTTAGVSVISLDDSFSMQRSGSLDFYQHPAMYWIRPPLLIRRGRFSDEDATRM, from the exons ATGCTGGAAGTGGAAG TAAATGGGACGCCGGCCAGTCAGCTGTCCACTCCTCATTCGGGAAAATCTCCCAGCCCCTCCCCAACAAGCCCGGGCAGCCTCAGCCGACGCCGG GGCTCCCAGGGTTCTTCCACTACTCTGTCTTCCCCTAAAGCCTCCAGCCCAGTGGAAGATGGAGACGGACTTGTTACTGAAG CCGAGGTTCTAGTCGATGAGGTTCCAGCCGTGCCGTCCTACATATCAGAGCGCTACAAGGTGGGACGTATGTTAGGAGATGGGAACTTCGCAGTAGTTCGGGAATGTGTGGAGCACTCCACAGGACGAGAATACGCACTGAAGATCATCAACAAGGGCAAATGCAGAGGCAAG GAGCACATGATCCAGAATGAGGTGGCCATCCTGCGCAGGGTCAAACATCCAAATATTGTGCTTCTCATAGAGGAAGTTGACACTTACAATGAACTCTACCTGGTCATGGAGCTGGTAAAG GGGGGAGATCTGTTTGATGCCATCACCTCGGCCAACAGATACACGGAGAGAGACGCCAGTGGTATGCTCTACAATCTGGCCAACGCTATCAAATACCTCCACAGCCTCAACATTGTGCACAGAGACATCAAACCAGAAAACCTGCTG GTGTATGAGCATGCAGATGGCAGCAAAAGCCTGAAACTGGGAGACTTTGGGTTGGCAACTGTGGTGGACGGACCTCTCTACACTGTCTGTGGGACACCAACATATGTAGCACCTGAAATCATTGCAGAAACAGG GTATGGCCTTAAAGTGGACATCTGGGCAGCCGGAGTCATCACCTATATCTTACTTTGTGGTTTCCCACCCTTTAGAGG aaGCAGTGATGATCAAGAAGTGCTTTTTGATCAGATACTGATGGGACAGCTAGAATTTCCTCTTCCGTACTGGGACAACGTGTCAGAGACAGCCAAG gaGCTTATTCGATCCatgctggaggtggaggtggataAGAGATACACTGCCCTCCAGGTGCTAGAGCACCCTTGGGTTACT GATGAGGGTCTATGTGAGAACGATCATCAGTTGTCAGTAGCAGGGAAGATAAAGAAACACTTCAACACTAATCCAAAGGCCAATGACACCACTGCCGGAGTGTCAGTCATTTCT TTGGATGACAGCTTTTCTATGCAGAGATCTGGGTCGTTGGATTTCTACCAGCACCCGGCCATGTACTGGATAAG GCCACCCCTCTTGATAAGGAGGGGCAGGTTCTCGGACGAGGATGCCACCCGGATGTAA
- the dclk1a gene encoding serine/threonine-protein kinase DCLK1a isoform X3, translating into MLEVEVNGTPASQLSTPHSGKSPSPSPTSPGSLSRRRGSQGSSTTLSSPKASSPVEDGDGLVTEAEVLVDEVPAVPSYISERYKVGRMLGDGNFAVVRECVEHSTGREYALKIINKGKCRGKEHMIQNEVAILRRVKHPNIVLLIEEVDTYNELYLVMELVKGGDLFDAITSANRYTERDASGMLYNLANAIKYLHSLNIVHRDIKPENLLVYEHADGSKSLKLGDFGLATVVDGPLYTVCGTPTYVAPEIIAETGYGLKVDIWAAGVITYILLCGFPPFRGSSDDQEVLFDQILMGQLEFPLPYWDNVSETAKELIRSMLEVEVDKRYTALQVLEHPWVTDEGLCENDHQLSVAGKIKKHFNTNPKANDTTAGVSVISLDDSFSMQRSGSLDFYQHPAMYWIRYGRFPKTPCHKSARNQNKPK; encoded by the exons ATGCTGGAAGTGGAAG TAAATGGGACGCCGGCCAGTCAGCTGTCCACTCCTCATTCGGGAAAATCTCCCAGCCCCTCCCCAACAAGCCCGGGCAGCCTCAGCCGACGCCGG GGCTCCCAGGGTTCTTCCACTACTCTGTCTTCCCCTAAAGCCTCCAGCCCAGTGGAAGATGGAGACGGACTTGTTACTGAAG CCGAGGTTCTAGTCGATGAGGTTCCAGCCGTGCCGTCCTACATATCAGAGCGCTACAAGGTGGGACGTATGTTAGGAGATGGGAACTTCGCAGTAGTTCGGGAATGTGTGGAGCACTCCACAGGACGAGAATACGCACTGAAGATCATCAACAAGGGCAAATGCAGAGGCAAG GAGCACATGATCCAGAATGAGGTGGCCATCCTGCGCAGGGTCAAACATCCAAATATTGTGCTTCTCATAGAGGAAGTTGACACTTACAATGAACTCTACCTGGTCATGGAGCTGGTAAAG GGGGGAGATCTGTTTGATGCCATCACCTCGGCCAACAGATACACGGAGAGAGACGCCAGTGGTATGCTCTACAATCTGGCCAACGCTATCAAATACCTCCACAGCCTCAACATTGTGCACAGAGACATCAAACCAGAAAACCTGCTG GTGTATGAGCATGCAGATGGCAGCAAAAGCCTGAAACTGGGAGACTTTGGGTTGGCAACTGTGGTGGACGGACCTCTCTACACTGTCTGTGGGACACCAACATATGTAGCACCTGAAATCATTGCAGAAACAGG GTATGGCCTTAAAGTGGACATCTGGGCAGCCGGAGTCATCACCTATATCTTACTTTGTGGTTTCCCACCCTTTAGAGG aaGCAGTGATGATCAAGAAGTGCTTTTTGATCAGATACTGATGGGACAGCTAGAATTTCCTCTTCCGTACTGGGACAACGTGTCAGAGACAGCCAAG gaGCTTATTCGATCCatgctggaggtggaggtggataAGAGATACACTGCCCTCCAGGTGCTAGAGCACCCTTGGGTTACT GATGAGGGTCTATGTGAGAACGATCATCAGTTGTCAGTAGCAGGGAAGATAAAGAAACACTTCAACACTAATCCAAAGGCCAATGACACCACTGCCGGAGTGTCAGTCATTTCT TTGGATGACAGCTTTTCTATGCAGAGATCTGGGTCGTTGGATTTCTACCAGCACCCGGCCATGTACTGGATAAGGTACGGCAGGTTTCCAAAGACACCGTGTCACAAATCAgcaagaaatcaaaacaaaccaaaataa